GGAGAGTTAATTGCTTCAGGTGCAGATGGTACGACAATTATTTGCTGTGATATTAAAACTTtaccttttctttttcattactTATAGATTGCTGAACTGATTTCTTATAACTGTAGGAGGTGAACTTATTTTATGGAAGTCTCACCTAACAGATGCCGGTCAAGTTTGGAAAGTTCTCAAGACGTTTTCGTAAGACTTACTTCTGGATCAACTGTTAATCAATTTGTATatattcttgtttttgttagGAAAGTGTTAGGCATTGTAGATAAGTGGTGGATGATGGGAGATAAAAAACTTCTACGGCTTGAATTTATGATCTACATGGAGATTTGTTTACTTCAGTCCTCGACTCCTTGTATGAAACTTATAAAGTCATAACTCAAAAGCTTACAGTTAACAAGGGGTtggaaacaataaatttaatcttattTGATCATTATATAAAATTTCTTGTTTTTCACTACTGGCCCTTACACTTTTGGACTTCCGTGAAGGCAGGATTAATATTGGGTTGTTTATTATCTTGGATTCATTATTTTTAACTGGGTCATGAGGTTGTTCCTTGGTGGAACTCGCAGATTGTGTGTTGGAGGTTAGATAGGATTAGATTTATGTTCAAGGCATCCATAAAACAGCAAATAGTTTCAAAGTCTCAGGCTCCAGTGAGTCATGAAGATTTCCTAAGAAGCTTGGTTGGAATGATGGAAGCTGCTGAAGACTAGACAGGCTTCAGTTCTTCTAGAATAACGAGCAAGGAACACACATTAGAAAGTTTTATTTATGAAACGTGCTTGTTAACTGATTTGGTAGTCACCTGTCTGTCGGTCCACTGAAAGCTCATCAGTATTTGTTATGAATTTGTGACCACTATCAATTGTAAGGTAGTAGAACTCAATACTTAAATAAAATAGTGGCCACCTAATCCCTTAAACTGCTTGAATGACAGctgcacaaacattaagttatTTTGAAAGCAGAATCAGAGAAGTTCTTAACATTTGCAATTCTATTGTTCGCAGAGGTTAGAGGCAGCTAGCATAGACAACCACCAAGTAGAAAAAGAAATCCTTCTTTTTCCATTGCGATACCGGTAGTTCAGTTTTATACAATAACTGATGTAAGGGGAGGGGCACTTTGGACAGTATCTTATAAGTTAGTTATGGGAGCTTGGGGAATAACTTAGGGAGTTTGTTAAAGGAAAAACACTGTAtatgaaagagagagagagaattaggTTGAAGATTGATAAGAGTAGGGAGAGAAATTGTTACTTGGGAGAGCACCAATCTCTGCTATTTTAATTCTTAGCATTTTGTTGTtggttgaatacttgaatggcAAAATTTCTAACTATTCCGAGCTTTGATTTACCCTTATTGTTGTTTCACAGATTTCATAGAAAGGATGTACTGGATCTGCAGTGGTCCAGGAATGGAGCTTATATAATCTCCGGATCTGTTGATAATTCCTGCATCATATGGGATGTTGAGAAAGGTACACAAAGATAATGAATTTGACGTGGAATATCTTTTGTTTCATTATTGTTTAAACCTCATATATTTATCATTCAGGTTCTGTCCATCAGATCTTAGATGCACATCTCCATTATGTTCAGGGGGTGGCATGGGACCCATTGTCCAAGTATGTTGCATCACTTAGTTCTGACAGAACATGTAGAATTTATGTTAACAAGCCTCAGAAAGCAAAGGGAGTAGAGAGGATGAATTATGCTTGTCAGCATGTGATCGTAAAGACAGAACAGCAATCTGCAGATGATACCAAGGTTAGTAATGGGCCTAATGGCCTGGTCATAGGTTTCATACTACGTGATTTGTCGATTATTGATAAGCACTAACACTGTCAAAGTTGGAGATGCAGGGCTTGAAGAATCATCTCTTTCATGATGAGACATTGCCATCATTCTTCCGAAGATTAGCCTGGTCACCTGATGGCTCATTTTTAGTAGTACCTGCTGGTAATCGACATTGGATTCATTTAGTTGTAAAATAATACTTAGAATGTTTTATGCCTTTACCCTCTGacatcatttcaatttatttGCTTATTTGGTAGAAGGTTGTGAGTTAAGGGGGTTTTCCCAATTTTTTCATAAATGTGGAGTAGATCGAGACATAAACCTTTTAAGGATGAAGAATTTGAGTTTCTTATTACTCTTAGTTATTACCAAAtataccttcaaaaaaaaaagttattaccAAATATCATGAACTTGTTTTTGTAACTTCCGACTGCTTTGTCTTGCAGGTTTGTACAAAAGTTCGCCTGAATCTGAATCTATTAACACTGCTTACATATTTTCCAGAAAAGATCTTTCAAGGCAAGATATTACAATTTTACTTTTTTGACTTCAAGATGAATTTTGTTGCCTGAGATGACTGGTTTTAAAAGTTCATGCATTGTGTCTGCTATTTTCTTGATCAAATTAGGAGTACACCCCCAATTTTGTGGGTACAAGGCATACAACTAATCTGTTTTCGTTGATATACAGACCTGCTTTGCAGCTTCCCGGTGCCAGCAAGCCTGTGGTGGCAGTGCATTTCTGCCCTTTGGCTTTTAGTCTCCGTGGATCAAACTCAGGTAGGTTTGGTTGTTAGTTCGATGCATATGGTgattaatttcacaatctaatgTATTAACAAGTACCCGTAATTTTGTCTTTGACAGCTGGGTTCTTTAAGCTTCCATATCGGCTCATTTTTGCTGTAGCAACTCTGAATTCAGTGTACATTTATGACACAGAAAGTGTTGCCCCTCTGGCAGTCTTGGCTGGTCTCCATTATGCAGCCATAACGGATATAGCATGGTACAGTCCACCACTCTCCCCTTCTTGGGGTAAATGGCTTGGTTAAGGTAGTTTACTATTCAAATATTTACTTCAAAATTTGCCGTAGGCCTGAAACATTTTACTTTTGATAGGTCACCAGATGGCAAGTATTTAGCAATATCTTCACAAGATGGATACTGCACATTGGTAGAATTTCAGAGTGACGAACTGGGATCACCTATCCCTTTTCCAGGTTTGCCTGTTATAATTGAGAAATTTAGCCTTTAATTCTGCATGTTTTATTTGATATTAATTTTGTATTAAACTTTCTTAGATGGAAAGACAGCTAATAGTCATGCTGGTGAGACTCCTAGTCAAAAGAAGCCTGAAGAAATGATGGTCAAAGCACCCGTAAAAATTAGCCCTGTTATAGAGAAAAATCGAATCGATAACAACAAACAAGCATCACCAGCGGCGATAAGCACCCCTGTTTCTAGCAAGCCAGCTAAGAGGCGTATTACTCCCATGGCAATCGATCCTTAAACTTCATAGTTTTCTTTGTAAAGTTGATGCTGTAATCATCTCTCGGCTTCCATTGTCTGAGGTATGGATTTTCTTCCTCATTTTGTATAGCGGGTCTTGAAAGGAATCAAGCATGGGTGTAATAAAAATAGTGGGTCCATATATCAGCTAAAATTGAAAGTGACCATGAGATGATGCTAATATATACGAAGTAATTGTTTTTCAACTCCGCGTTCTAAAGTTTGATCATATTGTATCTTCCATGTAGCTGGTTCTTTTTTATCAGTTGGTATTAGACAAGGCAAACACGGACTTCATCTTTAACTGCTGATATTGGGATGTTGGTTTTATTTGAGCTGGAGTATAGTTTATTAGCCATGATTACTgggaggtactttttttttttggagaccTCTCAATGTCAAATGGTGAATTCCGCATGTTGCAATTTGTATTTAATATTAGATCTTATTGGTacaattttcaaattttgtaattcagttgaaataaaaaaaagcaTTCTGAACTTTATTTTGTAACAATTTTGTAACAATCAGCAAACATTAAAGCAATATTGAAATATACTTGTTTCACTCAGTGTTGGGAGTTTATGATTTTGTAGTATATACTTCATTCTTCATCTCATTCACGAGCTCTTATTCGCAATCTGGGGATGATCCGAGTCAAAAGCAGGTGCAGCTGCTTGGAAAGAATGAGGATGATGTGCATGAGAGGTTCTTCCGCCCACAATTTCATCCTTTGTTAGAGTTTCATGAGAATGAATATCCTCTTCCAAGGTTACTAGCACAGCTTGTTCACCATGAGGACCACGTACGATATCTTCGTGAACATGCATCTGTTCATCGACGGTAATATCATCAGTTTCCTTCATCACTCTCTTTCTTCTCTTCTTGATAAAGCAAACCAATGCTGCTGAGAGGAATGCAAGAAAGAAAAGCCCTCCAAGAGATACAAAAACAATAATGATGGTAGCATGGTGCCCAGGAGCAGGAGGTGGAGTGGGTACCACATGaggaggtggtggtggaagTTTCGGTGGAAATGGTGGTGGCTTTACTGCTGGAGCTGGTGGAGGCAAATGATGTGGAGGCGGCCTAGGAGGAGGGTTTGATGGCTTTGGTGGAGGGAGAGCATGTGGAGGTGGTTTTGGTTTCGGTGATGGAGGGGGGTTAGTGGGCTTCGGTGGAGGAAGAGAATGCGGAGGTGGTTTAGGTATCGGTGATGGAGGAGGGCTTGAGGGCTTTGGTGGAGGGAGATAATGTGGCGGTGGTTTCGGTATTGGAGTTGGAGGAGGGTTTGAGGGCTTTGTCGGTGATGGTGGAGATGAAGGAGGGGTTGGTTTTGGTGAAGAACTGGGATGAAAAGGAGGTGGTAGGTTTGGTGGAGGAATGGGATGAGAGGGTGGTGGGAACGGGAAAGCATGCGGTGGCGGAAAAGGGAAAAAGGGATAGTCGAAATTTTGAGGTTGAGCCATGATAATTGGaagttgatgatgttttgaagaGATGATATGGGTTAGTGTGTGTGCATAGAGACATTATATAAAGCAATGGAATTTGAGTAAGCTTGAATGTTGAATGAACTTCTAAGTTCATAATAAGAGACTTGCCCATCATTCCAAGAATTTGAGGTTGTCATGTTTGCATTTAGAAATTAGAACTAGTTATTAATATGTTGCTTTCATAATGGCTCATTGAATTCCAAGCATGTTTATTTATACTATAAGATTGACAACATAATACAAATAATGTTAATATTGGCTTTTGATTACCTATCCCACATTCTCACtcaaattcaaacaaactgGAAATGAGTAATTTTAATATAAGGTTGATCAATGCTTACAATTTTGGGGTCGATTTGCTCCTATGAAAAGTTGAGGGGACAACTTACACAATGGTTAAAATTCTAGGGGGGGCTTTTGCCACTTTTCCCTACAAAGAATGGAGGTATAGATGTAAAAGGTTGAGGTATGGTTGAGAAGGAAGTAAAAAGTTGAGGTATGGTTGAGGAGGAAGAAATATTTGTCACTTTTCCCTACAAACTTACGAAGAATGAAGGTATAGACGTAAAAAAAACGAAGGTATGGTTTAGGAGGAAGAAAAAGAGTAGTTTGTTGCAATCTAATGGTGTATAGATTATGTGCATTGAAATTAATTTAGGTGTATTTAGATTCAGAAAATATTTGGAAATATTTATTTCCGGTGCTGTATCGTCGTTCGGTTGAGAAATTGATGAAAGATAGGGGTTTGAGATTGATTGCACAATTTATACAAGTGTTGGGGTTAATTTGCTCCAATGAAAAATCAAGGGGCGCAACTTGCACATTTGATGAAAGTCTTGAGAGTAATTTGCCACATTTATTTGGAGAGAAAAGGTATGTACACTTTGCAACTTATTTATTCTTCTTTAATGAACAAATGAACAAATATTCATATTTTCTACATACAACACTTGATCAAAATGTTAATAAAAGAATACAAACTTTAAAACTCCAATGGCTTTCCTTACAGATCTTCATCATACACGCAATGACAAAATTCATGAACGAAAAAGACTGTAGCCTGTAGGAGAGGCTCTTTGACACAAAATCTCTGTACTGATACAACATGCCGCAATTCTCCAAGCTGTATATGTCCTATCAAAAAGAGGACAAATAATGTATAATGGAGAATGGAAGTCgaagaatccaacttgaactgcCTCATTTCAGCCGGTCTGCAAAAAAGAGTGAACTGAAAGTTAACACAAAGTTAATCTGTTCAAACAACAGCACCCTTTATCTTTCAGAATTGAAGCACCAAGTCTAGAACAGCCCTTGGACTCAATGGGAGCATTAAtgtaagttaagttaagttcagttcagttcagctcaaaACAACAGGGCCTAAGATGAAGTTTGAGGTAATGCAACAAATTGGTAAAGAATAACGCAGTCAAACAGGGGCAAAAAAGGTCACATGAAAGATTAAGAACCTGATTGACCAAACTTAATTATTCCGATCATGTTTAGGCAAGTACCTTGTGGGAGAGAAGGGAAGACAACAGAATTTCATTCCAAAAGTCAGGTACTCCAGGGAGACACCAGTGGCTACAGTCAGCAAAAGATTTACGGTCACTCCAGTTGCCTACATGTGCATCTCCCCTAGAAGCTGACATGGAAGTGATCCTCAACATAGTGGCAGGAATTCTCATCTTCTTCACTATATCAGTTACCATATCCGAGAATGGGCTCTGCTGCTTATAATCATAATCTGGTTCTGGAAATTGCATCACAGTACAATGTGCGGTAGACTCATTACTGGTGAAACAAGACAGGAAAACTAAGTTATTAGCAGAATCTGATGATATTTGCAATTTGCAGAAGATAGAAAATGAAGAAGGGAACGAAGAACAGAATAGAGGAGAAGATGATTTTATTAATTGTGAAATTGATCATCTACTGTGCACGCAATCAGCTATATATACAAGTTGCAATATAACTAACTTCCTAATAATCAGGAAGTGGTTACAAGATATTCTGTAATTCTTGACAGTTACTAACTACTTAGGATTGTCATCATTTGAGCTGGAATCTTGCTGATGTGTATGCTGACTGGGAATAAGACCATAGTCATCAACAGAATCAGTGTAGGCCACTCACACACACGACGGATAGTAGTGGAACAGTTCACAGTTGTATCATATATATGTAGTACATCATTGGATGTAGTTATTTCAAGAAAATAGATAATCAACACATATATTGAGTTCGGTTGCCCTAGGAGGTAGACCAGTGCAACAAATTGCGGTTTTTCTTTGAAGCAATACCTCAGAGAATCCAGAAtgttatataatttcatggagTAAAAATAAGGTACTTAAAGTACAGCCCAAAAGCAAATTTTCAACTTGCAGATTGATACTCGAATCATTTATTTCATCAATGGAAGAGAGTAAATGTTTGCATAGCAAATTGTAATAAACTAACTTTTTAAATATGTAGAGGGGTTTTCTCATTGTACCTCCAGTGAGATGGTTCAAAAGTACGAAAGAAGACACGCGTTCTTGTTGAATTAACTGAAGTTTTCACCCATGAAGCCCAGGTGGACATAGCTATTTTGTAGGCTGAAGGTATTGACATTCCAAGCTTCAGTGAACCACCTAACTGAAAATAGCAACCCCTGTTAGGAGACAATTTAAACAAATTTAGTATATAAATAGTAAAAAGGCAGCCATGTCAAGGGGCCTGTGCCTTTTCTAAAAACAGATTTGCAAATTCACAGTCCATCACAAACAGTATGCATTCCAGCGGTTGGCATAACAATGAGCCAATAACAAGCTATTATTAATGCAAAATGAATAGGATCACAATTTACTTATACAAGTCCATGATGGCGGCTCCAATAGGCCTCCAGTATTCATCACAATAATAAAAAAGTAAACCACCACCATTCCAGATTCTGTCTTTGCAGGGTGTTGGGACTTGGGAGGCATACATGTTAAGATTCTTACCTTTAAGGCCTTAACCAAGACATGCCATCTAACAGAAATTGTTAGGAGGGAAATGAGAATGATAGGACATAGTCCATATACTACTATGCATGGGCAAGACAGTTTAAATTATTTGGCATATTTCAGCTAATTCCATATTTCCATAACATGCCAACTAACAGAATTGTTCAACTTGTTCCTTAATAAGAATTAAGATGTATTCATATTTGACACTCTTCATACCAACCAAGAAAACATCCTAGTCCTGGTGTTCAACACACACATTAATGCATTATACTTAACGAGACATCATTAATGAAGG
This genomic stretch from Spinacia oleracea cultivar Varoflay chromosome 3, BTI_SOV_V1, whole genome shotgun sequence harbors:
- the LOC110791521 gene encoding chromatin assembly factor 1 subunit FAS2, with the protein product MKGGTVQINWHDTKPVLTLDFHPFSGLLATGGADFDIKIWKVESEAAQKKIPTASYQTSLSYHSSAVNVLKFSPSGELIASGADGGELILWKSHLTDAGQVWKVLKTFSFHRKDVLDLQWSRNGAYIISGSVDNSCIIWDVEKGSVHQILDAHLHYVQGVAWDPLSKYVASLSSDRTCRIYVNKPQKAKGVERMNYACQHVIVKTEQQSADDTKGLKNHLFHDETLPSFFRRLAWSPDGSFLVVPAGLYKSSPESESINTAYIFSRKDLSRPALQLPGASKPVVAVHFCPLAFSLRGSNSAGFFKLPYRLIFAVATLNSVYIYDTESVAPLAVLAGLHYAAITDIAWSPDGKYLAISSQDGYCTLVEFQSDELGSPIPFPDGKTANSHAGETPSQKKPEEMMVKAPVKISPVIEKNRIDNNKQASPAAISTPVSSKPAKRRITPMAIDP
- the LOC110791522 gene encoding protein TRACHEARY ELEMENT DIFFERENTIATION-RELATED 7 — translated: MAQPQNFDYPFFPFPPPHAFPFPPPSHPIPPPNLPPPFHPSSSPKPTPPSSPPSPTKPSNPPPTPIPKPPPHYLPPPKPSSPPPSPIPKPPPHSLPPPKPTNPPPSPKPKPPPHALPPPKPSNPPPRPPPHHLPPPAPAVKPPPFPPKLPPPPPHVVPTPPPAPGHHATIIIVFVSLGGLFFLAFLSAALVCFIKKRRKRVMKETDDITVDEQMHVHEDIVRGPHGEQAVLVTLEEDIHSHETLTKDEIVGGRTSHAHHPHSFQAAAPAFDSDHPQIANKSS